A DNA window from Castanea sativa cultivar Marrone di Chiusa Pesio chromosome 7, ASM4071231v1 contains the following coding sequences:
- the LOC142643560 gene encoding peroxidase 16-like gives MESRSAILLSSLLFSLLLTATSAQLSSDFYKNTCPNVETLVRSAVTKKFQQTFVTAPATLRLFFHDCFVRGCDASILIDSPTNTAEKNHPDDISLAGDGFDTVVKAKAAVDSDPQCTNKVSCADILALATRDVVVLTGGPNYPVELGRRDGRISTIASVQRHLPQPFFNLDQLNSLFGFNNLTQTDMIALSGAHTIGVSHCSRFSNRIYKFSPKNRIDPTLNLAYAFQLRQMCPLNVDPTIAISLDPTTPNTFDNTYYQNLQQGKGLLSSDEVLFTDARSKSTVDLFASNNDAFQQAFVNAITKLGRVGVKTGNQGEIRHDCSQIN, from the exons ATGGAATCTCGAAGCGCCATTCTTTTGTCATCTttgcttttttctcttcttctaactGCTACTTCAGCCCAACTTAGCAGTGACTTCTACAAGAACACATGCCCGAATGTTGAAACATTAGTCCGCTCAGCTGTCACAAAAAAGTTCCAGCAGACCTTTGTGACTGCTCCAGCCACTCTTCGACTCTTTTTCCACGATTGCTTTGTTCGG GGATGTGATGCTTCAATTTTGATTGACTCACCAACTAATACAGCAGAGAAGAATCACCCGGATGATATTTCTCTTGCTGGTGATGGATTTGACACTGTGGTCAAAGCTAAGGCAGCTGTAGACAGTGACCCTCAGTGCACAAACAAAGTTTCCTGCGCTGATATACTAGCTCTTGCCACTAGAGATGTGGTTGTATTG ACAGGGGGCCCAAATTACCCAGTCGAATTGGGGAGGCGTGATGGGAGGATATCCACTATTGCTAGTGTTCAAAGACATCTTCCTCAGCCCTTTTTCAATTTAGACCAGCTCAATTCCTTGTTTGGCTTTAATAATCTCACCCAAACAGATATGATTGCATTATCAG GTGCGCACACAATTGGGGTTTCTCATTGCAGCCGTTTCTCTAATCGAATCTACAAATTCAGCCCCAAAAACCGGATTGACCCAACCCTAAATTTGGCATATGCTTTTCAGCTTAGACAGATGTGTCCCTTAAATGTTGACCCCACAATCGCCATTAGTTTGGACCCAACCACACCAAATACATTCGACAATACTTACTACcaaaatcttcaacaaggaaAGGGTCTCCTAAGCTCTGATGAAGTATTGTTCACAGATGCAAGATCAAAGTCCACAGTCGATTTATTTGCATCAAACAATGACGCTTTTCAACAGGCCTTTGTAAATGCTATAACCAAACTAGGTCGAGTTGGGGTTAAGACTGGAAATCAAGGTGAGATTCGGCATGATTGCTCCCAGATAAActag